A DNA window from Rhodococcus sp. Z13 contains the following coding sequences:
- a CDS encoding flavodoxin domain-containing protein gives MRVLVSVASKHGSTAEIATALAAAMRHHGAQVDVCPPHRVDDVDGYDVVVLGSAVYRGRWLRTAREFAERYASPLRGRAVYLFSSGPVVPGDRPVNTPYDACAVAERLDAREHRTFPGKLDPAVLNTGERMVVRMVGAPPGDFRDWDAVGSWGAHIVASTTAGHEESGREESGREESGHEESEAAGTAPAQQKAGR, from the coding sequence ATGAGAGTTCTGGTTTCGGTGGCGAGCAAGCACGGGTCCACCGCGGAGATCGCCACGGCACTGGCGGCCGCCATGCGTCACCACGGGGCGCAGGTGGACGTGTGCCCACCGCACCGTGTCGACGACGTCGACGGCTACGACGTCGTGGTGCTCGGCAGCGCCGTCTACCGCGGACGGTGGCTGCGCACGGCTCGCGAGTTCGCCGAACGGTACGCATCGCCGCTGCGCGGGCGCGCCGTCTACCTCTTCTCGTCCGGGCCCGTCGTCCCCGGCGACCGTCCGGTGAACACGCCCTACGACGCGTGCGCCGTCGCCGAGCGCCTCGACGCCCGGGAGCACCGCACCTTCCCGGGCAAACTGGATCCGGCGGTGCTCAACACCGGTGAGCGGATGGTCGTGCGGATGGTCGGCGCACCTCCCGGGGACTTCCGCGACTGGGACGCCGTGGGGTCGTGGGGCGCGCACATCGTGGCGAGCACGACCGCCGGGCACGAGGAGTCCGGGCGCGAGGAGTCCGGGCGCGAGGAGTCCGGGCACGAGGAGTCCGAGGCGGCCGGGACGGCACCGGCACAGCAGAAGGCGGGCCGGTAG
- a CDS encoding glycerol-3-phosphate 1-O-acyltransferase: protein MTNQEQEKGPVVALVAYRTALERDMIEEWLRSENLPADYRTEVPPESLDLDSRVLADRLVTRTDDPLMLPVRVVWLPAERDGTRRVRFSDLLALTNPRNPNLLLQKWLVRQGGDRYRIVCAEPARLSELRESLVREAGDADDHALARYITRRAVVALERSERSVIGDRYKVPRLVAAQIMDSPTFRRRLDAISDEYGMPRSEVETRARASLDELVAVQSRLVTDLFTQAMRPLHSAAWTVRADVSGLHALRESNRKRSLVFLPSHRSYADSFVLGDILAENDFPANHIMGGANLTFWPIGPVARRTGTVFIRRSFADDAVYKAALEEYFAFLLTKRFNLEWYFEGGRTRTGKLRPPRYGLLNYVANAIRSGRVEDAMLVPVSITYEGLAEVAAVAAEQTGATKKPEGLTWLARYARNQRKRAGNVYVRFGSPLSMRDLLSAGGDPDLTGTEADEEERRALQRKALQKVAFEVAVGINARTPVTVNCLVTLALLGVRDRSLTLEEVRAVIAPVRRYMDRRGIPQGEMRVLDVEGGLEHVLESLTHAGVVTTYAGGVEPVYSIQPGQHLVAAFYRNSGIHWFVNRSIMELSILYAHANPGEDPVRAAWEEAKNLRDLLKFEFFFPDRDTFEAQMRDELALLVPSWGDTLPTKEQALTGLVETGFFMSHRTLRSFFDAQLVVAERLAVRDPRLEIDREAFLAECVAVGRQMLLQNRLHGPESVSSELFATALELARNRGLLDRDDDESGTVREHRQAFAAELVALADRVAFAESLDVSNRKVER, encoded by the coding sequence ATGACGAATCAGGAGCAGGAGAAGGGTCCGGTCGTGGCCCTCGTCGCCTACCGGACCGCCCTCGAACGGGACATGATCGAGGAGTGGCTGCGTTCGGAGAATCTGCCGGCCGACTACCGTACGGAGGTGCCACCGGAGTCCCTCGATCTCGACTCCCGTGTGCTCGCCGACCGGCTCGTCACCCGCACCGACGACCCGCTGATGCTCCCGGTCCGGGTCGTGTGGCTGCCGGCCGAGCGCGACGGTACGCGCCGGGTCCGGTTCTCCGACCTGCTGGCCCTCACCAACCCCCGGAATCCGAACCTGCTGCTGCAGAAATGGCTCGTCCGCCAGGGCGGTGACCGGTACCGGATCGTGTGCGCCGAACCGGCCCGCCTGTCCGAGCTGCGGGAGTCCCTGGTGAGGGAGGCCGGTGACGCCGACGACCACGCGCTGGCCCGGTACATCACCCGCCGTGCCGTGGTGGCACTCGAACGTTCCGAACGGTCCGTGATCGGCGATCGCTACAAGGTGCCGCGGCTGGTGGCCGCGCAGATCATGGACTCGCCGACCTTCCGGCGCCGGCTCGACGCGATCTCGGACGAGTACGGCATGCCTCGCTCGGAGGTGGAGACCCGCGCCCGCGCCTCGCTCGACGAGCTCGTCGCCGTGCAGTCGCGGCTCGTCACCGACCTGTTCACCCAGGCGATGCGGCCGCTGCACTCGGCGGCGTGGACGGTACGCGCGGACGTCTCCGGCCTCCACGCCCTGCGGGAGTCCAATCGCAAGCGGTCGCTGGTGTTCCTGCCGTCGCACCGCTCGTACGCGGACTCCTTCGTCCTCGGTGACATCCTGGCGGAGAACGACTTCCCCGCCAACCACATCATGGGCGGCGCCAATCTGACGTTCTGGCCGATCGGCCCCGTCGCCCGGCGCACCGGAACGGTGTTCATCCGCCGCAGTTTCGCCGACGACGCCGTGTACAAGGCCGCGCTCGAGGAGTATTTCGCGTTCCTGTTGACCAAGCGGTTCAACCTCGAGTGGTACTTCGAGGGGGGCCGCACCCGGACGGGCAAGCTGCGTCCCCCGCGCTACGGCCTGCTCAACTACGTGGCCAACGCGATCCGCAGCGGCCGGGTCGAGGACGCGATGCTGGTGCCGGTGTCGATCACCTACGAGGGGCTCGCGGAGGTCGCGGCCGTGGCCGCCGAACAGACCGGTGCCACCAAGAAGCCCGAGGGCCTGACCTGGCTCGCCCGCTACGCCCGCAACCAGCGCAAGCGGGCCGGCAACGTCTACGTGCGGTTCGGTTCGCCGCTGTCGATGCGCGACCTGCTGTCCGCCGGTGGGGACCCGGATCTGACCGGGACCGAGGCCGACGAGGAGGAACGGCGGGCCCTGCAGCGCAAGGCCCTGCAGAAGGTCGCCTTCGAGGTGGCGGTCGGGATCAACGCCAGGACACCGGTGACCGTCAACTGCCTGGTCACCCTGGCTCTGCTCGGCGTGCGCGACCGCTCGCTGACACTCGAGGAGGTCCGCGCGGTCATCGCCCCGGTTCGCCGGTACATGGACCGCCGCGGCATCCCGCAGGGCGAGATGCGGGTGCTCGACGTCGAGGGCGGCCTCGAGCACGTTCTGGAGTCCCTGACCCATGCGGGGGTGGTCACCACCTATGCCGGTGGTGTGGAGCCGGTCTACTCGATCCAGCCGGGCCAGCATCTCGTCGCGGCCTTCTACCGCAACAGCGGTATCCATTGGTTCGTCAACCGGTCGATCATGGAACTGTCGATCCTCTACGCGCACGCCAATCCCGGCGAGGATCCGGTGCGGGCGGCGTGGGAGGAGGCGAAGAACCTGCGCGACCTGCTCAAGTTCGAGTTCTTCTTTCCCGACCGCGATACCTTCGAGGCCCAGATGCGCGACGAGCTCGCCCTGCTCGTCCCGTCCTGGGGCGACACGCTGCCGACGAAGGAACAGGCCCTCACCGGGCTTGTGGAGACGGGTTTCTTCATGTCGCACCGCACGCTGCGGTCGTTCTTCGACGCGCAGCTCGTCGTCGCCGAGCGGCTCGCGGTCCGCGATCCCCGGCTCGAGATCGACCGTGAGGCCTTCCTCGCCGAGTGCGTCGCGGTGGGCCGGCAGATGTTGCTGCAGAACCGGTTGCACGGGCCGGAATCGGTGTCGTCGGAGTTGTTCGCGACGGCCCTCGAACTCGCCCGCAATCGGGGTCTGCTCGATCGGGACGACGACGAGAGCGGGACGGTCCGGGAACACCGGCAGGCGTTCGCGGCGGAACTGGTCGCACTGGCCGATCGGGTGGCGTTCGCCGAATCGCTCGACGTGTCGAACAGGAAGGTGGAACGGTGA
- a CDS encoding alpha/beta hydrolase has translation MRLLVAALVLPLALVFTGLGAGTASADPYSRLREDWVPAPGGVGAIKVRIWLANNGSNKAVYLLDGLRATDDVSGWEHETNAAWLSDHGVNVIMPVGGQSSFYADWYAPSNFNGQPYTYKWESFLTQNLPDHLARTYGIDRSSNAVVGLSMGGNAALILAAYHRDQFRFAGSLSGYLNLSAPGMREAIRLAMLDAGGYNADAMWGPPWDPAWLRHDPFVAAPQMRGLPMWISSASGLPGQYDRPDSLIGSFNTGSAMGLETLARVQNRAFQIRLLSLGIDTAHFSYPIAGTHSWGYWQDELWAMLPMLKASIGA, from the coding sequence GTGCGGCTGTTGGTGGCGGCACTGGTGCTGCCGCTGGCGCTGGTGTTCACCGGTCTCGGTGCGGGCACGGCGTCGGCCGATCCGTACAGCCGGCTGCGTGAGGACTGGGTTCCCGCGCCCGGCGGTGTCGGAGCGATCAAGGTACGCATCTGGCTGGCGAACAACGGCAGCAACAAGGCCGTCTATCTGCTCGACGGCCTGCGGGCCACCGACGACGTCAGTGGCTGGGAGCACGAGACCAACGCGGCCTGGCTGTCCGATCACGGCGTGAACGTGATCATGCCGGTGGGCGGGCAGTCCAGCTTCTATGCCGACTGGTACGCCCCGAGCAACTTCAACGGACAGCCCTACACCTACAAGTGGGAGTCCTTCCTCACGCAGAACCTGCCCGATCATCTGGCGCGCACCTACGGCATCGACCGCAGCAGCAACGCCGTGGTGGGTCTGTCGATGGGCGGCAACGCGGCGCTGATCCTCGCCGCCTACCACCGCGACCAGTTCCGGTTCGCCGGGTCGCTGTCGGGTTACCTGAACCTCTCCGCCCCGGGCATGCGGGAGGCCATCCGTCTCGCGATGCTCGACGCCGGTGGCTACAACGCCGACGCCATGTGGGGTCCGCCCTGGGATCCGGCCTGGCTGCGCCACGACCCGTTCGTCGCGGCCCCGCAGATGCGCGGTCTGCCGATGTGGATCTCCTCGGCCAGCGGCCTGCCCGGCCAGTACGACCGGCCCGACTCGCTGATCGGCAGCTTCAACACCGGCAGCGCCATGGGACTCGAGACCCTCGCCCGCGTGCAGAACCGCGCGTTCCAGATCCGCCTGCTGTCCCTGGGGATCGACACCGCGCACTTCTCGTACCCGATCGCCGGCACCCACTCGTGGGGTTACTGGCAGGACGAGTTGTGGGCGATGCTCCCGATGCTCAAGGCCTCCATTGGCGCCTGA
- a CDS encoding CYTH and CHAD domain-containing protein yields the protein MPSPGSVPTAADESERKYATSADRPVPDLRGLPGTETIDVDRVELSAQYHDTADLRLLRSGITLRRREGGDDAGWHLKLPAGQDTRTELHFPLGSGTENVPDELAGLLRGIRRDAPLTLAALLTTNRERHRLRTADGDLVAEIVVDDVVAVRGPDAGEITWREIEIEWNPERGGKKVARFLEAVESRFEAAGITRADSPSKLHRALGDLVPGTPRLPKGLAAVHDYLAGELRTLALADVAVRRDEADSVHSMRKAARRLRSALQTYAGRIPADHDLVDELRWLGRRLSASRDLEVQWERLAGRVEQIPLEAHREATRARIDEYFSARSEAARTEVLDTLDSARYLDLLRRLDAAVAGLESTPGKGTGPRKVASKDLTRAVEKVAEKVGRRVAKVGAATDPARRDEAIHRVRKGAKRLRYATEAIAPLHPGEVEGILDRFDAFQDLLGEFQDSVVARGHLLDMVSEQGHTAETSFGLGILFHLEAGIGEQLAGQLDGAWKKTLRATRGLWS from the coding sequence ATGCCGTCACCCGGATCGGTTCCCACCGCGGCGGACGAATCCGAACGCAAGTACGCCACCTCCGCGGACCGGCCCGTCCCGGATCTGCGCGGCCTGCCGGGCACGGAGACGATCGACGTCGATCGCGTCGAACTGTCCGCGCAGTACCACGACACCGCCGACCTGCGGTTGCTGCGTTCGGGGATCACGTTGCGCCGGAGGGAGGGTGGCGACGACGCCGGCTGGCACCTCAAACTCCCCGCGGGACAGGACACCCGTACGGAACTGCACTTCCCCCTCGGGTCCGGCACCGAGAACGTACCGGACGAACTCGCCGGGTTGCTGCGCGGGATCCGCAGGGATGCCCCGCTCACCCTCGCCGCGCTGCTGACGACGAACCGGGAGCGCCATCGCCTCCGCACCGCCGACGGCGACCTCGTCGCCGAGATCGTCGTGGACGACGTCGTCGCGGTGCGGGGTCCGGACGCCGGCGAGATCACCTGGCGCGAGATCGAGATCGAATGGAATCCGGAGCGCGGCGGCAAGAAGGTGGCCCGTTTCCTGGAGGCCGTCGAGTCGCGTTTCGAGGCAGCGGGGATCACCCGCGCCGACAGTCCCTCGAAGTTGCACCGCGCGCTGGGCGACCTCGTCCCCGGCACGCCCCGGCTCCCCAAGGGTCTCGCTGCCGTACACGACTATCTCGCAGGCGAGTTGCGCACGCTCGCACTGGCCGACGTCGCCGTGCGCCGCGACGAGGCCGACTCGGTGCACAGCATGCGCAAGGCCGCGCGACGGTTGCGCAGCGCCCTGCAGACCTACGCGGGGCGCATCCCCGCCGACCACGATCTCGTGGACGAACTGCGTTGGCTGGGAAGGCGTCTCAGCGCATCCCGCGATCTGGAGGTGCAGTGGGAACGACTGGCCGGCCGGGTCGAACAGATCCCTCTCGAGGCACACCGGGAGGCCACCCGCGCCCGCATCGACGAGTACTTCTCGGCGCGTTCGGAGGCCGCCCGGACCGAAGTCCTCGACACCCTGGACTCCGCACGGTATCTCGACCTGCTCCGGCGTCTCGATGCCGCGGTGGCGGGCCTCGAATCCACCCCCGGCAAGGGAACCGGGCCGCGGAAGGTCGCGTCGAAGGACCTCACACGCGCCGTCGAGAAGGTGGCGGAGAAGGTGGGCCGGCGGGTCGCGAAGGTCGGTGCGGCAACGGATCCCGCACGGCGCGACGAGGCGATCCACCGCGTCCGCAAGGGCGCGAAGCGACTGCGTTACGCCACCGAAGCGATCGCCCCGCTGCACCCCGGCGAGGTGGAAGGGATCCTCGACCGGTTCGACGCCTTCCAGGACCTGCTCGGCGAGTTCCAGGATTCGGTGGTCGCGCGCGGTCATCTTCTCGACATGGTCTCCGAGCAGGGCCACACCGCCGAGACTAGTTTCGGGCTCGGCATCCTGTTCCACCTCGAGGCCGGGATCGGCGAGCAACTCGCCGGGCAACTCGACGGGGCGTGGAAGAAGACCCTGCGGGCCACCCGGGGACTGTGGTCCTGA
- a CDS encoding AAA family ATPase — protein MKETHSSVVFFVGNRVHKMKKPIDLGFLDNRSREARQRICHREVELNRRLAPDVYLGVADLHGPDGEVCEHFVVMKRLPDERRLAAVIARGEDVSATIDEVARRVAELHAASPRTPEIDRCATAEFVGGLWTESLDHLDRLEVGAQVAPASARIRESVRRFVTGCSTLFDERIADGRAVDGHGDLLADDIFCLDDGPRIIDCLEFNDEFRYGDALLDIAFLAMDLERIGAEEYARRLLRTYTEVSGDHPPASLVHHYIAYRALVRAKVTAVRHEQGDGAAREQALRFVERIEDHLDRGRVRMVLVGGVAATGKTTLSRTVGTHLAAEVLRSDVIRKELAGLAPTDRTGDGLDAGLYSPRHSETTYGELLRRADETLARGRSVVLDATWLSAPRRDAARKVAERRGSEVVEIECRADRAVLLERLAARAARGDDASDATPAVLEEQLRRRDPWPEAVPLDTAAEAVDAAWLGRVLGPAPW, from the coding sequence ATGAAGGAGACCCACTCGTCGGTGGTGTTCTTCGTGGGGAACCGCGTGCACAAGATGAAGAAGCCGATCGACCTGGGATTCCTCGACAACCGCAGCCGCGAGGCCCGGCAGCGGATCTGCCACCGTGAGGTCGAACTCAACCGCCGCCTCGCCCCGGACGTGTACCTGGGCGTCGCCGACCTGCACGGCCCGGACGGCGAGGTGTGCGAGCACTTCGTGGTGATGAAGCGCCTTCCCGACGAACGCCGGCTCGCCGCGGTGATCGCCCGGGGCGAGGACGTCTCGGCGACGATCGACGAGGTGGCCCGGAGGGTCGCGGAACTGCACGCCGCGTCGCCGCGTACCCCGGAGATCGACCGGTGCGCCACCGCCGAGTTCGTCGGTGGGCTGTGGACCGAGAGCCTGGACCACCTCGACCGTCTCGAGGTGGGGGCGCAGGTGGCACCGGCCTCGGCTCGGATCCGGGAGTCGGTGCGCCGCTTCGTCACCGGCTGCTCCACCCTGTTCGACGAACGCATCGCGGACGGGCGGGCGGTGGACGGTCACGGCGACCTGCTGGCCGACGACATCTTCTGCCTCGACGACGGCCCCCGCATCATCGACTGCCTCGAATTCAACGACGAATTCCGCTACGGCGACGCACTTCTCGACATCGCTTTTCTCGCCATGGATCTCGAACGCATCGGCGCCGAGGAGTATGCGCGCCGACTGCTGCGGACGTACACCGAGGTCTCCGGGGACCACCCGCCCGCCTCGCTGGTGCACCACTACATCGCCTACCGGGCGCTGGTGCGCGCCAAGGTGACCGCCGTGCGCCACGAACAGGGCGACGGTGCCGCCCGGGAGCAGGCACTGCGGTTCGTGGAGCGGATCGAGGACCATCTCGACCGAGGCCGGGTGCGGATGGTGCTCGTCGGGGGAGTCGCTGCGACCGGCAAGACCACACTGTCCCGCACCGTCGGAACACATCTCGCCGCCGAAGTGCTGCGCAGCGACGTGATCCGCAAGGAACTCGCCGGCCTGGCCCCCACCGACCGCACGGGCGACGGACTCGACGCCGGTCTGTATTCGCCGAGGCACTCCGAGACCACCTACGGTGAGTTGCTGCGCCGCGCCGACGAGACACTGGCCCGGGGTCGATCGGTGGTGCTGGACGCGACGTGGCTGTCCGCGCCGCGCCGCGACGCCGCCCGGAAGGTCGCCGAACGGCGGGGGAGCGAGGTCGTCGAGATCGAGTGCCGGGCCGACCGCGCCGTCCTGCTGGAACGCCTCGCCGCCCGGGCCGCGCGCGGCGACGACGCCTCGGACGCGACGCCCGCCGTACTCGAGGAACAGCTGCGGCGCCGTGATCCGTGGCCCGAGGCGGTCCCGTTGGACACCGCCGCCGAGGCCGTCGACGCCGCGTGGCTCGGCCGGGTTCTCGGCCCGGCGCCCTGGTGA
- a CDS encoding SRPBCC family protein: MDIGSISRTYDGRVALRFERAFPHSPERVWSVLTDPECLRQWFPAKVEIALQPGAELEFRTTEEQIRRFGLPEGHTTTGTVLTVQPGRVLEYLWDSDVLHWELTPDGSGGCWLTLTHTTDDEEDALAHGAGWHAGFEVVEAQLEGRPIDWSPWERAAELAAHYQHEAG; encoded by the coding sequence ATGGACATCGGCAGCATCTCGCGTACCTACGACGGGAGGGTGGCCCTGCGCTTCGAACGTGCGTTCCCCCATTCCCCGGAGAGGGTGTGGAGCGTCCTCACCGATCCGGAGTGCCTCCGACAATGGTTCCCGGCGAAAGTGGAGATAGCCCTGCAACCGGGTGCGGAACTCGAGTTCCGCACCACCGAGGAGCAGATCCGCCGCTTCGGCCTCCCCGAGGGACACACCACCACCGGCACCGTGCTGACGGTACAGCCGGGACGCGTGCTCGAGTACCTCTGGGACAGCGATGTCCTGCACTGGGAACTGACCCCGGACGGATCGGGCGGCTGCTGGCTCACCCTCACCCACACCACCGACGACGAGGAGGACGCCCTGGCGCACGGCGCCGGCTGGCACGCCGGCTTCGAGGTGGTGGAGGCCCAGCTCGAGGGCCGGCCGATCGACTGGTCCCCCTGGGAACGCGCCGCCGAACTGGCCGCGCACTACCAGCACGAAGCGGGCTGA
- a CDS encoding universal stress protein produces MSTPSTRKAVVAGVDGSDTAVAAARWAGDLASRLGAPLHLVHSLPPEGIFYSEAAVLIQSQMVQQLEEDGKKLLADATEKVRADHPDLEINSFIGPGPAAKSLLEAAEDARLVVLGATGAGALENFLLGSTVLRVANHAPCPVAVWRGDVNAPLPSDRPIVVGVDGSELSAAAVGHAFKLASTLDVPLRAVHSWVGDAALGVGATAALVDWDAVATSESAVLAETLAGLGDQYPEVKVERIIDRGPAAKVLLSHLDDAQLVVVGSHGRGQFRAALLGSTSQNLLHKAPCPVLIARKP; encoded by the coding sequence ATGAGCACACCGAGCACCCGCAAGGCCGTCGTCGCAGGTGTGGACGGGTCCGATACGGCCGTCGCCGCCGCGCGGTGGGCCGGCGATCTCGCCTCGCGTCTGGGGGCTCCCCTGCACCTGGTGCACTCGCTCCCGCCCGAGGGCATCTTCTACAGCGAAGCCGCGGTGCTGATCCAGTCCCAGATGGTCCAGCAGCTCGAGGAGGACGGCAAGAAGCTCCTCGCCGACGCCACGGAGAAGGTCCGCGCCGATCATCCCGACCTCGAGATCAACAGCTTCATCGGCCCCGGACCGGCCGCGAAGTCCCTGCTCGAAGCCGCCGAGGACGCCCGCCTCGTGGTGCTCGGCGCCACCGGCGCGGGCGCGCTCGAGAACTTCCTGCTCGGTTCGACGGTCCTGCGGGTCGCCAACCACGCGCCGTGCCCCGTGGCGGTCTGGCGCGGCGATGTGAACGCCCCGCTGCCGAGCGACCGGCCGATCGTCGTCGGCGTGGACGGCAGCGAGCTGTCCGCTGCCGCCGTGGGCCACGCCTTCAAGCTCGCCTCGACCTTGGACGTCCCGCTGCGGGCGGTGCACTCGTGGGTCGGCGATGCTGCGCTCGGCGTGGGTGCCACGGCCGCGCTCGTCGACTGGGACGCGGTGGCCACCTCCGAGTCCGCGGTGCTCGCCGAGACCCTCGCCGGACTGGGTGACCAGTACCCCGAGGTGAAGGTCGAGCGGATCATCGACCGGGGTCCGGCCGCGAAGGTGCTGCTGTCGCATCTCGACGACGCCCAGCTCGTGGTGGTCGGCAGCCACGGCCGCGGTCAGTTCCGGGCCGCCCTGCTCGGTTCGACGAGCCAGAACCTGCTGCACAAGGCGCCCTGTCCGGTGCTGATCGCCCGCAAGCCCTGA
- a CDS encoding pseudouridine synthase yields MPDAPLPVRDGLNPTRLRLPENACWDTVSEFLLARFPDDAVRIAEKVERGEVVMHDGTVISPSTPYLPRGFVYLYRDPPVETRVPFEIDILHRDDTLLVVDKPHFLATTPRGSWVAETALVRLRRELDLPELSPAHRLDRLTAGVLVFTVRKEARRDYQMLFDRRLVEKEYEAVAPAAPHLSFPLEVRSRIVKERGVLQAREVEGPVNAVTRIELLGTAGDLARYRLRPETGRTHQLRVHMNSLGIPLLGDNFYPKVYEVGPQDYSNPLQLLARSVEFDDPISGLRTRFVSRRNLAAWSDSTPGPR; encoded by the coding sequence GTGCCCGACGCCCCGCTCCCCGTCCGCGACGGACTCAATCCCACGCGCCTCCGCCTCCCGGAGAACGCCTGCTGGGATACGGTTTCGGAGTTCCTCCTCGCCCGGTTCCCGGACGACGCCGTCCGCATCGCGGAAAAGGTCGAACGGGGCGAAGTGGTCATGCACGACGGAACCGTGATCTCCCCGTCCACGCCCTACCTCCCGCGCGGCTTCGTGTATCTCTACCGAGACCCGCCGGTCGAGACCCGGGTGCCCTTCGAGATCGACATCCTCCATCGCGACGACACCCTGCTCGTGGTCGACAAACCCCATTTCCTCGCGACCACGCCGCGCGGCTCGTGGGTGGCCGAGACCGCACTCGTGCGCCTGCGGCGGGAACTGGACCTGCCGGAGCTGTCGCCGGCGCACCGGCTCGACCGGCTCACCGCCGGGGTCCTGGTGTTCACCGTCCGGAAGGAGGCCCGGCGCGACTACCAGATGCTGTTCGACCGGCGGCTGGTCGAGAAGGAGTACGAGGCCGTGGCCCCCGCCGCGCCCCATCTCTCCTTCCCGCTCGAGGTGCGCAGCCGCATCGTCAAGGAACGCGGGGTGCTGCAGGCCCGCGAGGTGGAGGGCCCCGTCAACGCCGTGACCCGCATCGAGCTCCTCGGCACCGCCGGGGACCTCGCCCGGTACCGATTGCGCCCGGAGACCGGCCGGACCCATCAGCTCCGCGTGCACATGAACTCGCTGGGAATCCCCCTCCTCGGCGACAACTTCTATCCGAAGGTGTACGAGGTTGGGCCACAGGATTATTCGAATCCGTTGCAGCTTCTCGCCCGGTCCGTGGAGTTCGACGATCCCATCTCGGGTCTGCGGACTCGCTTCGTGAGCCGACGAAACCTGGCAGCATGGAGTGACAGCACACCAGGACCCCGCTGA
- a CDS encoding HAD-IB family hydrolase, which yields MNIEQALARVRNGPQGPEIAAFFDFDGTIVHGFSGVHFFRDRVLAGKVSASELAATMINGLRGTETEDDFERFVAVAFKAWRGHTEDELYEIGQRLFMTTIAGHLYPEAWQLVGAHQNAGHTVVIASSASRYQIQAAGDALGIEHLLFTPLEVEDGVLTGRVDGKSLWRSGKAEATRNFIATHGIDEENSYTYSNGGEDVEFLATTGNPTATNPDRRLEAVARERDWPILRFRPRGTPGVKELVRTAAAYGGLFGSVWTGLGLGLINRSRKTALDSIIGIGTEVSLALAGVDVRIVGEANAWAARPAVFIFNHQSQLDPVVLAKVLRQDFTGVTKKEMANDPLFGPLLRFVGATFVDRTDTKRAVAALEPVVETLRQGTSIVIAPEGTRSLTPAIGRFKKGAFHIAMQAQVPIVPVVIRNAGEILWKHSTLVRPGTVDVAVLEPIDVSGWSKENLDEHIAEIEDLYRRTLSDWPSE from the coding sequence GTGAACATCGAGCAGGCGCTCGCACGGGTCCGGAACGGACCGCAGGGACCGGAGATCGCGGCGTTCTTCGACTTCGACGGCACCATCGTGCACGGCTTCTCGGGAGTCCACTTCTTCCGCGACCGGGTGCTCGCCGGCAAGGTCTCCGCCTCCGAACTCGCCGCCACCATGATCAACGGGCTGCGCGGTACCGAGACCGAGGACGACTTCGAGCGGTTCGTCGCCGTCGCGTTCAAGGCCTGGCGCGGCCACACCGAGGACGAGCTGTACGAGATCGGGCAACGGCTGTTCATGACCACCATCGCGGGGCATCTCTACCCGGAGGCCTGGCAGCTCGTCGGCGCGCACCAGAACGCGGGTCACACGGTGGTGATCGCCTCGTCGGCGTCGCGCTACCAGATCCAGGCCGCGGGCGACGCACTGGGCATCGAGCACCTGCTGTTCACCCCACTCGAGGTGGAGGACGGGGTGCTCACCGGACGGGTCGACGGAAAGTCGTTGTGGCGCAGCGGGAAGGCCGAGGCCACCCGCAACTTCATCGCCACGCACGGTATCGACGAGGAGAACAGCTACACCTACTCCAACGGTGGGGAGGACGTCGAGTTCCTCGCGACCACCGGCAACCCCACCGCCACCAACCCGGACCGCAGGCTCGAAGCCGTCGCCCGTGAACGGGACTGGCCGATCCTGCGTTTCCGCCCGCGCGGCACCCCGGGGGTGAAGGAGCTGGTGCGCACGGCCGCCGCCTACGGCGGCCTGTTCGGTTCGGTGTGGACCGGCCTGGGCCTCGGCCTGATCAACCGCAGCCGCAAGACCGCGCTGGATTCGATCATCGGCATCGGCACCGAGGTCTCGCTGGCGCTGGCGGGGGTGGACGTGCGGATCGTCGGGGAGGCCAACGCGTGGGCCGCGCGCCCGGCGGTGTTCATCTTCAACCATCAGAGCCAGCTCGACCCGGTCGTGCTGGCGAAGGTGCTGCGGCAGGACTTCACCGGCGTGACCAAGAAGGAGATGGCCAACGACCCGCTCTTCGGCCCGCTGCTGCGGTTCGTCGGCGCGACCTTCGTCGACCGCACCGACACGAAACGTGCGGTGGCGGCGCTGGAGCCGGTGGTCGAGACACTTCGGCAGGGGACGTCGATCGTGATCGCCCCGGAGGGCACCCGGTCGCTGACCCCGGCGATCGGCCGGTTCAAGAAGGGCGCCTTCCACATCGCGATGCAGGCGCAGGTCCCCATCGTGCCCGTGGTGATCCGCAACGCCGGCGAGATCCTGTGGAAGCACTCGACGCTGGTGCGGCCGGGTACCGTCGACGTCGCCGTGCTCGAGCCGATCGACGTGAGCGGCTGGTCGAAGGAGAACCTCGACGAGCACATCGCCGAGATCGAGGACCTCTACCGTCGGACCCTGTCGGACTGGCCCAGCGAGTAG